Genomic window (Ranitomeya variabilis isolate aRanVar5 chromosome 8, aRanVar5.hap1, whole genome shotgun sequence):
TAGCGAGGGACTGGCTTCCTCTACCTGGTGTAGCTTGTTTATTGCATGACTATTGTAAGAAGAAAGCTCATATAATGGCCTCACAATCTGGCATGCTTTACTATGGAAATTAGCAACTGAAAATACTACCTTACAAATTGTTTGTCTACTGAAATCATCTAACACTCCATTTTAGTTCCACTACAATCTCTTCTCTTTTTACAGGTAATATGGCAGGGGCTGGAGAGAAGAAAGGGAAGAAAGATGACAATGGCATCGGTACCGCCATAGACTTTGTACTGTCCAACGCTCGCTTGGTGCTCGGAGTTGGTGGAGCTGCAATGCTAGGAATAGCAACTCTCGCGGTGAAGCGGGTATGTGTAGAAGAGATGAAAACACAGGCCCCCATTCATCAAGATCGGCATTGTTcttgccagtcttgatgagggggcatgttGAAGTCAGACATGCCTCTCCAGAAATCTTAACCCAGTCAGAGaacagagtaaggctatgtgcacacgttcaggatttcttgcagaaaattctggagaattccggacattttctgcaagaaaaccgcgtgcgatttttgccgcggttttgacgcgtttttgccgcggttttgacgcggttttttccggacacttcccaatgcattttggagtgggaaatccgcaaaaagatagagcatgtccggattttgtgcggtatgcgttttttttgcggaaaaaaacgcatcatgtgcacaaaacatgcggaattcattctaaatgatgggatgcttattgtatgcgttttttttgcggttttatagcgtttttatcgggaaaaaccgcgaaaaaaacgcgaaaaaaccggaacgtgtgaacacagcctaaaatgtGTGGCATAAGGTATGCCACAGGGGCGATTACTGCTGCGGTGACTTGTATCCAATCAGGAAAAGGAAACTATTACAATTAATGGGCCCTTTTTACTAATGCTAGCCTACAGCCAAATGGTGGTACCACCAATATAAGTAGTGTGAGCAATATGCCCCAATATTATATATCACTTGCCATATCTACAGGACcacctctttcccccccccccccccctattatTCAGATAATTTGCTGCTGAATCTGCATAAACCCTCCTGGCTGGGGTACGTCATCCAGTTATGGTGTCCTTTAGTTCCCTGTTGAGTGGTTTATATGTTTATCGGTAATGGTAGTTAGTTCTCCAGTACCAGACAAGTTATTTTATACATTTTAGTATGTTTTCACAGTAGGTGACTCAATCTTCTTTTGTTTGTGTAGATGTATGATCGAGCTATCAGTGCTCCTGCGAGTCCTTCTCGAGCGAATCAGTCTGGGAAGCGGAGCTGGGAAGAACCAAGTTGGCTGGGCTCATCCACACGTTTGTTGAACAAAGATATGAAGACGTCTGTGAGCCGCAGCCTGCAGACACTTCCGACTGATGCTTCAATATTTGAGCAAGGTGGGTAATTGTGGTAATTTTCATCCTAATACTTGTATTGAGCATTGTTCTGAAATATGTGATAGTAGTGTTCTAATGGACCGCTTCCATGTCATCGCTGTTCCATGCCGACCTTCCATCATCGGAATAAGATAAAAtagatgaaaaaaaaataacattaaaaactccttttttttttctgcacaaaaatgGAACCGTCCCTGAACCCTCGTGCTCTGATATTAGACATCCTGTGTGACACAAACCTGTTTTGCATGAATATCAAGAGCGAGATACATGTAAAACTGACATGGAAGTTTTGTTGTCAGAGCCATAGAAAACTCGCGTTACACAATATGTATTTTTGGCGTCACTGTGCACACAACTTCGGTACGTATCAGAGAATCAGAAAGATAAAATCACTTAATTTTTCCTTAAATAGGATCTGCAAAATAAAATATTATATAAAGAACAGATTTGCGCAACAAAGAACAAAGTAGTGTGGCACCGCAGGTCTGAGGTAAATAGTTTTACAATTGTTATCTCTGTTCTACCCCTTCATCTTTCTCTACAtacctattaccgtatatactcgagtataagccgacccgagtataagccgacccccctaattttgccacaaaaaactgggaaaacttattgactcgagtataagcctaaggggggaaaatgcagcagctaccggtaaatgtcaaaagtaataatagataccaataaaagtaaaattaattgagacatcagtaggttaagtgtctttgaatatccatattgaattaggagccccatataatgctccatactgttcattatggccccataaaatgctccatattaaaatatgccccatataatcctgcataaaggttaataaaggccccataagatgctccatagacacatttgcccaatataatgctgcacaaatgctgattatggccccataagatgctccataaagatatttgccccttatagtgctgcacaaacgttatggccctataagatgctccatacagacacttgccccatatgccgtagtgccctacaaacgttatttatggccccatacagacacttgccccatatagtgctgcacaaacattatgcccctatatagtgctgcagaaacgttatggccccatatagttctgcaggaatgttatggccccatatagtgccgcaggaatgttatagccccatatagtgccgcaggaatgttatggccccatatagtgccgcaggaatgttatggccccatatagtgctccaggaatgttatggccctatatagtgctgcagaaatgttatatggccccatatagtgctccaggaatgttatggccccatatagtgctccaggaacgttatggccccatatagtgctgcaggaacgttatggccccatatagtgctgcaggaacgttatggccccatagatgctccatacagacacttgccccatttgctgcgataaaaaaaaaaaaatcacatactcacctctccgtcgctcaggcccccgctctttcaatagtcacctgctcctcgttccgggcgccgatctgtccccagcactgacgttcagcagagggcgcgcactgaccacgtcaccgcgccctctgacctcagcgtcactgctggagacagatcggcgcccgggccggaacgaggagcaggtgactatcgcgcagcgcagcgctcccctccccatatactcacctggtcctgccgctgtgagtGTGTAgatcccgacgccgcagcgcttcatcctgtactcagcggtcacatggtcccgctgattacagtaatgaataggcggctccacccctatgggaggtggagccgaatattcatttactgtaatgagcgggaccatgtgaccgctcagtgcaggaagaccctgaagctgctgctgccggcgctggggaagacagcgacctgcagggaccgcgcctggactaggtgagtatttttagacagcccccgctccccctcccctgccgacccccgggtatgactcgagtataagccgagaggggcaatttcagcccaaaaaagtgggctgaaaatctcggcttatactcgagtatatacggtatatacaattgATTGCATAGGCTCCACTTTGGCTTTACATGTAACAGTGTTTGGGGTGGATATGAGATATTACCCTTGTGTTTAATTACCCAGACCTGTGGTTCCACCACTGGTAGTTTGACCATTGAATTACTCCCCTCTTATATGTGTTAAAGTAATGTTTTATTTATGAGTTAATAAAGCTATACATATTTTAAATCACTACTTTGTTCTTTGTTGTGCAAATCTGCTCTTTATATGGTTACATATGTTGTTGCACTGAACATTTTATATAGTTCCCTGGTTGGGCACAGATCTTTGATGTTGTTTGTGCATTGTTGTCTGTTTGCTTATAAAATAAAATATTAGCTCAAATTTTGTAAATTCAAAGAAGTCTTGAAACATTTTCATACAGATCTAGTCCCTTTGAATTGGGCTAACCCACTGCTGAAGTCACGAGTGTTGGCCTCTGATCCCGAAAGAAAAAACTGCTTCAGAGTTGATGTATCGTGtggaatacaatttttttttttttttttttgcgctacaCAAAGCTGTGTCGGAGCTGATGGGTCTCCCTCGAGTATAAATCCATTGGTGCCTTGCcaacaagaggaaaaaaaagacttaaaaattaaaaagaaaaatcgtCTTTTAGGAGTAACATTTTCAAAGCTAGGTTTTGCACTGGGCATTAATGTCCAAAACACCCCCAGTCATCTGCTTTCTCCTATATTTACAGTGTTGTAAATATGACATCAGTTTTAAGTCATATTCGTATGACTCTTGTGTGCTGTCCATTTATGTTCTTGGGCAGCACAAAGACCAAAGCGTTTCATTGATCCTTACACCCATCCAGTCTATGTAGCCTAATACTCTAATTGGAAATTTTATATGATTAAGGCATCTAGTACATTTAATATAAGTGATGTGCTTTATGAATAGATAACCCTTCTCCCTCTGTAGATTCAATCCAGCCAAAACCGCCAAGTCGCAAGACCAAGTCTGATTTGATGAAGACTCGCTTGAAATTATCACTTCAGGAGAAGCTCTTCACCTACTACAAGAAGTATGTGGCCATTCCTCCTGGAGAGCAGAGCCACGCCAAGCAGGCTGCTATAGACATCTGTGCCGAACTGCGCAACTTCATACACAGCAAATTTCCAGACATGCCCCTCCGAGACATGCACCTGAGCGGCAGCTTGTACGACGATCTGCAGGTAGCCTTCCTGGTGTTTCTACATTTCATACTGAACAGGCATCAAAATTAATCTCTTTGCTGGGATGTGAAAGcaatgcaattttatttttttaatacactCACAATGTATTTGTAGTTTTATTATTAATGTAACATAAATGCATTCCGTGCACAGAATTACAGGTGAGCTTGTGATGGGCTGGGGCTTATAAATGGCAGGCAATCTGGAGAAACCCAAAGAAATGTGGATAGACAGAAAATCTGGCTGAGCCGGTTTTATCCAAATTGCTTCCCTGCATAGGTACGAGAAGAGTGAGCCTTCTGCACACTGCTTACACATTGATCTCCTTATATacacagtatgcagtaagctcctaagCCTTCCACACAATTACAGCCACATTTATATAAAGCATCAAAGTGGATTTTCTCAGGTATGCAAACTGTATCTGCCACCTGGAGGAACTGAGCATGTATATCACTACTTACCCCAGCACTGTGATTGGTTTTCTGACCCTATagctcctgacaggttccctttaaattctggtaaagggaatttgtcacgatCTAAATCACTTTTCAGGAGGAGATTATTACTAAAGGACTAGTGAacatgctgccatgtagtcctctgtgttcatgagctctgtataacctcgcccccaccactgattggcagctttctgtgtacactgtgcataggcataaagctgccaatcagtggtggggttatacAAGGCTCAACATTCAGATAACTGCTTGATCTGCAACagtgaaaacagtgattttataaaaactgcagcaagcagcccaataaggctatgtgcccacgttgcggattcgtgtacagatttttctgcaccgtttttgcaaaatccgcaggtaaaacgcactgcggatttcctgcggtttttgctgtggaatccgcactacgaattgacatgctgtggaaaatacaacgcagcgtttcctcgcggtattttccacaccatgtgcattgcggatttggctttccataggtttacatggtactgtaaaccgcatagaAAACGGCGGCCAATCTGCTGTGGatcagcagccaaatccgcaacgtgtgcacatagcttaagtgATACAcctctggaatcagggtccctgcacctacatcatgctgctctcagatggggtaacaaAATCCTGGTGACGGATTCCATTTAAACTCAAAGCTGATTAAttagaaaaaaatctaatgttagatAACTGTTGTTCTTTTATattgctttttttatgtttctaaTTTTCAGGTTGTTAGAGCGGATCACATTCAGCTCATGGTACCTCTTTCCGTGGAAAATAATTTATGGTCGTGTGTCCCTGGAGAAGAAACCATCCTGAATCTTCCAGGCTTCTGCCTTTTGCGTAGAGAGAATGTTGAGTACTTTCCTCGTGGGACCAGTTATTGGGACCGCTGTGTGGTAGGAGGGTATCTTTGTCCCAAGGCTGTGGTAGCCACCTTTGAGAAAGTGGTAGCTGGTTCTATTAACTGGCCAGCCATTGGCAGCATGTTGGGCTATGTAATTAGACCTGTCGTGCCCTCAGAAAGCCTCATCTTAGAGGTTCAGTATGATGATGATCGAAAGCTTTTTATAGACTTCTTGCCATTAGTTGCTTTCGTGGACCGTGCCGCTGTTGCCAAAGCTCACAGACTACCACGTTATGGGAACATGTGGCGGTTAAGCCAGCGCGGAGCAGAAACTGCTGCTTTGATAGGTAGAGATCAACAAGATTCAGGCTGCCGGGGTCTCTGCCTAAAGATTCTGAAGGCGATATGTCGATACAATATACCTCTGTCCCATCTTACAGCCTCCCATCTCACCAACATCCTGCTTCATGTTTGTGAAAAAGAGGAGGACTGGTCCCAGGGGGCATTAGCAGACCGCTTCATCCAAGCACTTCGAGAAACTGTTGGATACCTAGAGACTGGGAATTTACCCTCCGCTTTGGACCCCAAGGTGAACTTGTTTTCTGAACTTACACCAGATGAAGTGGATGAGATGGGATATTTTCTTTACTGCTCCCTCTCGGAGCCAGAGGTGCTTCTTAGGACAGGAGAATGAGGAATGTCCCAGCAAGTTCATCATGACTAAAAGGAAACATGACCTGGTTTTATTAGTGCGAACTTCTAAAGGGCCTCCATAGTTATCGGGGGCGTAGGTGGTATTCTTTCTTTTGGCGTTAGTAAgctttttattttatatatgttttttgtttgtttggtatTTTTTACCATTTCTTCACTTCTCAGGAAGGAGCTTTCTTTTTCAGAGAACATATCGTCCAGAAATCATTTACGAGAGTCTCTGAACTAAAGAGTTTCTGATTACATGGAACATAAATGGCAGTGATTGTATTGGAAATGCAACTATTTTCATCTCCCACTATTCTGCTCATTCACTTTTAGTAATGTTTCCTGTGACAATAAAGCAGTTGTCTGgccacttaaaaaaaataaaataagtaataCTCTCCTCACCAATGAGTGCCGATGCAGAAGGCTCACGTCCATCTGGATGGAATAGGCAGTACAGGAAGAACGTCAGAGACCAGGAAAGTGTCGTAACAAGAGCAATAGGGCATGGGGAAGGTGAATATTACTTATTTTAttccattatttattatttttattatttcttgACAATCGCAATTAAATACACCTAACCAGCGCTGGACAAGTCCATATAGAAGTGTTGGGAGTCGTTTTCTAAATGGCTGTCAATTTCTACAGTAAGTTTCTACTCCTGGTACAGATGGTTATAAATCTCAGACGTGAAATAGCTGGGGTGGTTTGTCATTTTCCTCCATTCACATTTTGTGTTTGCAGCTCCTATGCATTTCTATGGCAACAGACAACAAACAAGCCTCATGTAGTCTGATTCTGCAGGAAAGTGGCTACATAGGATTTCTTTGCAGTCTGCTGCCATTGGGATGTATAAGTACTGAGGACACAAAATGCTAAAATATTTCCAATGTAGAAATGTTCCATAGTTGCTTTCTTAAATGCATCGGAAAACAATGAAAAACTGTTTCCATCATAGTAGGAGAAAACTGCCGTGAAATGTGTATTACCTCCCATTCCTGCATTAGTACAATCTTGGGTCTCTACTATAACACACAGACCCCGGATGTTTCTTATAGGTCTCTGATTTTCTTGTTCTACTGCAAATGGACACATTTCCAATGGGAAGAGAGGCGATTGCTGTTTCCGGGATCAGGAGACACGTGACTTTCATGGAAATGTTGTCATGTTGTTTGCCCGTGTTCAGTAACGCTTCCTCGCCACTGCATGTCACATATAGGTCTGTCTGGCATCTACTCCGCTCATCATCTTTCGTGTTTCGGGTTGAGTAGGATTGCTCAGCCATCATTTATAAGTTACTGCCAACTCGGAGTTGCAATGTTTTTTGTTGTATCCTCCTGTATTTAACGTTCCATGTCTGACAGGGGTTgttcaggattttttgtgttttcacaTAATAAGGAATATAAGAATAAAGCCTCCGTTCTTAATTCCCCCTGTGGTCTGTTTACTCTGGTGCAGCAATCATGCCCGTGATCAGTGCCGCCATCACTGGCCTCAGCCCTGATCTGCCTGTATGTGCGCTGCATTATTGGTACAGCAGTGGGTGAATGTAGGGCTGAGGTTTTATTGTATAGATTTCCTTACATTTGTAGAAAAGAACACAattctggataacccctttagcCAAGCTGTTGCTGGGGGAGTATGCACAACTCGGCTGATTTGATAACATTGTCTCTGTCCCCTCACGGACGGAGATCTTTCTTCTCTCAGATCCCTGCGGTGTCTTGTATTAGATAATGTTTTGTTATACAAAATACTTTTGAGTCTTGGGCAAAGAACCTCTTGACATCAGCTGGTATACAGATGAGTATTGTGCTGCAGATGATGAGAATCACATGGCTTGTAATGTAATACTTGTGATTCACCAGCTCCCACGTCTGCGTGTCACGGTCATGACATGTTCACGGACACATCATGTGGCTGCACAGAGAGCAAAGTCCCCTACAGGTTCTGGAGCGACCGGTGAAATTAGGGACAAGGGAGCTGGGGTGTACCATGTTAGGGGCTGTTACCATGTTTTCTTCTTTTAGTATGCACATGTATGAATTCTGTGTTTTATCTTGTGGTGTAAGTTTCAAGTCTAACAAGGTTATTACAGATGAATTCAGTGACCACCCGCTGTGTCCATTTCAATGGAGCCCGAAACCTTCAGATTACATTAAGCTATATTAACAGAACCGCTAGGTAACCATCTAATGACGATAATGTAATCATGTCATCTCGGCAGACTGCTGAATTTTAAGTTGTGCTGGAGAGAATTGACTTTTACTTCTTTGTATTAATTATCAGATTATGCTACTAATAGTCCACTTTGTGCACTGTGCCCATTACAGATTTGATGGAGAACAACTAAGTCCAAGCAAATATTGAAAAATTTCCATTGCTCTATTCCCCCTTACCTTACAGCCTATACTTCCCTCTGGCACGGTTCTAGTGATGTGTGTGCCTGGTCTGCCACAGCCCCCGTgatatgtcatgtgagccctgcagccaatcagcagccgcaTCACTCTTGTTATTTCGCAGACATAACTGACATTCGGAGGAGGTCAGAAAGCTGCAGCAGCGCTCACTACTTCCGAGTGTGTGCTATGTCCAAGGGAAGTAAGAGAGACGTAGCCCATTAGCGGCTGCAGGGATGGCGTGACATAAAGTCATGCAAGCCCTGGGAGAGCCACAGCTGTCATCACTAGAATGGAGGCGAGTACAAGCTGGGGTTTCTAAAAGGGGCAATATAACAGTTGAGAAGCAGTTGtccaagtaatggacaacccctttaagcagcagaaTATAATTATTGCATAGTGGAATCAGAACAATTTGATGGTAAACTGTGGTGTTGAAAATGATCTCTGATCAGCAGGAAGGATGTTAGAGAGCAGGAGGCGCTGATCAGACCGATGGGCCGTTTTGTGTGAAAAGTATaagtaaaacttgcattttatttaTTGAAAACAGCCCGGTATAGAACCAGCATGATGTATAGgcttgttggaaaagattcagtaaaaCTTGTATTCCACTCATTGTTATCCCTGGTGTCCGTATGCAGCGGTCAGTGGACGGGCCTGTCCATCATTTACAGTCCTGCTTTCTCACACATTTTCAGCACGTTCATTTCTTCCTTAGCCAGAGAGTATATTCCTACGTGCAATATctttgcagcagaaaaa
Coding sequences:
- the MIEF1 gene encoding mitochondrial dynamics protein MIEF1, with the translated sequence MAGAGEKKGKKDDNGIGTAIDFVLSNARLVLGVGGAAMLGIATLAVKRMYDRAISAPASPSRANQSGKRSWEEPSWLGSSTRLLNKDMKTSVSRSLQTLPTDASIFEQDSIQPKPPSRKTKSDLMKTRLKLSLQEKLFTYYKKYVAIPPGEQSHAKQAAIDICAELRNFIHSKFPDMPLRDMHLSGSLYDDLQVVRADHIQLMVPLSVENNLWSCVPGEETILNLPGFCLLRRENVEYFPRGTSYWDRCVVGGYLCPKAVVATFEKVVAGSINWPAIGSMLGYVIRPVVPSESLILEVQYDDDRKLFIDFLPLVAFVDRAAVAKAHRLPRYGNMWRLSQRGAETAALIGRDQQDSGCRGLCLKILKAICRYNIPLSHLTASHLTNILLHVCEKEEDWSQGALADRFIQALRETVGYLETGNLPSALDPKVNLFSELTPDEVDEMGYFLYCSLSEPEVLLRTGE